The Pongo abelii isolate AG06213 chromosome 20, NHGRI_mPonAbe1-v2.0_pri, whole genome shotgun sequence genome window below encodes:
- the SSC5D gene encoding soluble scavenger receptor cysteine-rich domain-containing protein SSC5D isoform X5, whose protein sequence is MTGAPRQERLRLVSGPHRCAGRLEVWHGGRWGTVCDDGWDLRDAAVACRELGCGGALAAPGGARFGPGAGPVWMDDVGCGGGEQALRDCPRSPWGRSNCDHSEDAGLVCTGPAPRLRLADGPHGCAGRLEVWHGGRWGSVCDDAWDLRDAAVACRELGCGGALAAPGGAFFGEGSGPIILDDLRCRGNETALRFCPARPWGQHDCHHREDAGAVCDGMPLGYVPPTAPTDSNNSTPREAASRPLSTMTSQAPGTAGVSPPPASPTVLWEPGPEAGSPQLRLVAGPSKCSGRLEVWHDQRWGTVCDDSWDMRDSAVVCRELGCGGPRQPDPAGGRFGWGAGPIWLDDVGCVGTEASLSDCPAAPWGKHNCAHNEDVGVTCTGPPGLDSISDPFSWSWIPGLGRDRDAWLPGELATKPSASVTASVLEKTTTKAPGKMPKSTKKWVTKNAKRPTTQPPVMPTTKHSRAQSPRNLTSQTTTALTTEASRRPTSEFTRRPTTEAPQRWTSHTTATLTPEAPRERTTKTMAMLTTQGPQEMTSESTIKSIPQASLEPSAEIPEGSPESPKDPAPSPSASTTGESGLFRVRLADGPNRCAGRLEVWHAGRWGTVCDDNWDLRDATVACWELGCGKVRPRVGKTHYGPGTGPIWLDDMGCKGSEASLSDCPSGAWGKHNCDHEEDVGLTCTGYTDYDDYPPWTWDPTSTEDLAKGTTTAGVPGHTLPWGTTRRLGSSSPATRRLPDTGGKDGYKLPWTWDTPSGRGLAEGTPTAGKLGPTLGAGTTRSPGSLPTPRVHGDTGSPRKPWPERRPPRPAATRTAPPTPSPGPSASPGPPGPALTSDSSPELTPHSALTPEATSDPPDTSPPTPDPASRTNPDLILTSPDFALSTPDSSVVPALTPEPSPTPLPTLPKELTSDPSTPSEVTSLSPTSEQIPESDTTPDLDTTPYSSTVSEYSRSPDPSPSPHPTTTPDPTMTPDPTTTPNPTVTPHFPTTTHSTMIPDPTTTPHPTTTPYPTTTPHPTTTRHPTTTTHSTMIPDPTTTPHPTTTPYPTTTPHPTTTPHPTTTTHSTMIPDPTTTPYPTTTPYPTTTSHPTTTPHPTTTTHSTMIPDPTTTPHPTTTPQPTTTPHPTMTPDPTTTPYPTTTPDPTMTPHPTTTPHPTTTPHPTTTPHPTTTPDPTTTPYPTTTPDPTTTPHPTTTPYPSSTPIITAKSLPTSLGTELSSPTLAPTVKPSLHPQLTFTAPAPHTSTSQIPTLEPSPALESSPSRSSTATSMDPLSIEDFKPPRSQSPNLTPPPTHAPHSASDLTVSPDPLLSPIAHPLDHPPLDPLTLGPTPGQSPGPHGPCVAPTPPVRVMACEPPALVELVAAVRDVGGQLQRLTQVVEQDQQERQALLLGLTQLVEAARGLGQLGEAVKRLAEMAWTTSMPAPTTTTPEEEERPLRGDV, encoded by the exons GCCCAGCACCTCGGCTGCGCCTGGCCGATGGCCCCCACGGGTGCGCCGGCCGCCTGGAGGTCTGGCACGGGGGGCGTTGGGGGTCAGTGTGTGATGACGCCTGGGACCTGCGAGATGCCGCTGTGGCCTGCCGGGAGCTGGGCTGCGGAGGGGCGCTGGCTGCCCCTGGGGGCGCCTTCTTTGGGGAGGGGTCCGGACCCATCATCCTGGACGACCTTCGGTGTCGGGGAAATGAGACGGCCTTACGATTCTGCCCAGCTCGGCCCTGGGGCCAGCATGACTGTCACCACCGCGAGGACGCCGGGGCCGTGTGTGACG GCATGCCCTTAGGCTATGTCCCTCCCACGGCCCCCACGGACAGCAACAACTCCACGCCCAGGGAGGCTGCCTCCAGGCCCCTATCCACCATGACGAGCCAGGCTCCAGGGACAGCAGGCGTttcacctcctccagcctcccctaCTGTCCTTTGGGAGCCTGGACCGGAAGCCG GGTCCCCCCAGCTGCGCCTGGTGGCTGGGCCCAGCAAGTGCTCAGGTCGACTGGAGGTGTGGCATGACCAGCGCTGGGGGACCGTGTGTGACGATAGCTGGGACATGCGGGACTCAGCCGTGGTCTGCCGGGAGCTGGGCTGTGGTGGACCTCGGCAGCCAGACCCTGCTGGTGGCCGCTTTGGCTGGGGCGCGGGCCCCATCTGGCTGGATGATGTGGGCTGTGTGGGGACCGAGGCTTCGCTGTCCGACTGCCCTGCTGCTCCCTGGGGAAAGCACAACTGCGCTCACAATGAGGATGTTGGGGTCACCTGCACTG GGCCCCCAGGCCTGGACTCCATCTCAGACCCCTTCAGCTGGAGCTGGATTCCTGGACTGGGGAGAGATCGGGATGCCTGGCTCCCGGGAGAGCTGGCCACCAAGCCCTCTGCAAGTGTGACTGCCAGTGTTCTGGAGAAAACAACCACGAAGGCCCCAGGGAAAATGCCTAAGAGTACTAAGAAGTGGGTGACAAAAAATGCAAAGAGACCAACCACTCAACCCCCAGTGATGCCAACCACGAAACACTCCAGGGCCCAAAGCCCCCGAAACCTAACCTCACAGACCACTACAGCCCTGACCACTGAGGCCTCCCGAAGACCTACCTCTGAGTTTACCAGAAGGCCGACCACGGAGGCCCCCCAGAGATGGACCTCTCACACCACTGCCACACTGACCCCTGAGGCCCCCAGAGAACGGACCACTAAGACCATGGCAATGCTGACCACTCAAGGCCCCCAAGAAATGACTTCTGAGTCCACTATCAAGAGTATCCCTCAGGCCTCCCTGGAGCCATCTGCTGAGATCCCAGAAGGGTCTCCAGAGTCACCCAAAGACCCAGCCCCCTCTCCCAGTGCTAGCACCACTGGGGAATCAG GCCTGTTCCGGGTTCGTCTGGCCGATGGGCCCAACCGCTGTGCCGGCCGGCTGGAAGTGTGGCATGCCGGACGCTGGGGAACAGTGTGTGATGACAACTGGGACCTGCGGGACGCCACTGTGGCCTGCTGGGAACTGGGCTGTGGAAAGGTCCGGCCTCGAGTAGGCAAAACCCATTACGGCCCTGGGACTGGGCCCATCTGGCTGGATGACATGGGCTGTAAGGGAAGCGAGGCCTCGCTGAGCGACTGCCCCTCGGGGGCTTGGGGGAAGCACAACTGTGACCACGAGGAAGACGTGGGGCTCACCTGCACTG GCTACACAGACTATGACGATTATCCCCCCTGGACCTGGGACCCCACCTCAACAGAGGACCTGGCCAAGGGGACCACCACAGCGGGGGTACCTGGACACACTCTCCCCTGGGGCACCACCAGGCGCCTGGGGAGCTCCTCCCCAGCAACAAGGCGCCTGCCGGACACAG GCGGCAAAGATGGTTACAAGCTTCCCTGGACGTGGGACACACCATCAGGAAGGGGCCTGGCTGAGGGGACCCCTACCGCAGGCAAACTAGGACCCACTCTTGGGGCTGGCACCACCAGGAGCCCAGGCAGTCTTCCAACTCCGAGAGTCCATGGAGACACAG gttcCCCGAGGAAACCGTGGCCCGAGCGCCGGCCACCGCGGCCCGCTGCGACCAGGACAGCGCCCCCAACCCCGTCCCCAGGTCCCTCCGCCTCTCCGGGACCCCCAGGCCCAGCGCTGACCTCTGACTCCAGTCCAGAGCTCACTCCCCACTCAGCCTTGACGCCCGAGGCGACCTCTGACCCTCCGGACACTTCACCACCCACCCCAGACCCAGCCTCCCGGACGAACCCCGACCTCATCTTGACAAGCCCTGACTTTGCTTTGTCCACCCCTGACTCTAGTGTGGTTCCCGCGTTGACTCCAGAACCCTCACCCACGCCCTTACCCACCTTGCCCAAAGAGCTGACCTCTGACCCTTCTACACCGTCGGAGGTGACCAGCCTTTCCCCTACCTCAGAGCAGATCCCAGAATCTGACACAACCCCAGATTTGGACACAACTCCATACTCTAGTACAGTCTCAGAATATTCTAGATCCCCAGACCCCTCCCCAAGCCCTCACCCCACTACTACCCCTGATCCCACCATGACCCCTGACCCCACCACAACCCCTAACCCTACTGTGACCCCTCACTTCCCTACCACCACTCACTCCACCATGATTCCTGACCCCACCACAACTCCTCACCCCACCACAACTCCTTACCCCACCACAACCCCTCACCCCACCACGACCCgtcaccccaccaccaccactcactCCACCATGATTCCTGACCCCACCACAACTCCTCACCCCACCACAACTCCTTACCCCACCACAACCCCTCACCCCACCACAACCcctcaccccaccaccaccactcactCCACCATGATTCCTGACCCCACCACAACTCCTTATCCCACCACAACTCCTTACCCCACCACAACCTCTCACCCCACCACGACCcctcaccccaccaccaccactcactCCACCATGATTCCTGACCCCACCACAACTCCTCACCCCACCACAACCCCTCAACCCACCACAACCCCTCACCCCACCATGACTCCTGACCCCACCACGACCCCTTACCCCACCACGACTCCTGACCCCACCATGACCCCTCACCCCACTACAACTCCTCACCCCACCACAACCCCTCACCCCACCACGACCCCTCACCCCACCACGACTCCTGACCCCACCACGACCCCTTACCCCACCACGACTCCTGACCCCACCACGACCCCTCACCCCACCACAACTCCTTACCCTTCCTCAACCCCTATCATCACTGCTAAGTCCCTTCCAACCTCCTTGGGGACAGAACTCTCCTCTCCCACTCTAGCACCAACAGTCAAGCCCAGTCTGCACCCCCAGTTGACCTTCACAGCACCTGCCCCTCACACCTCCACATCCCAGATACCCACCTTAGAGCCCTCTCCAGCCTTGGAGTCCAGCCCCTCCAGGTCCTCCACAGCCACAAGCATGGACCCACTGTCCATTGAGGACTTCAAGCCACCCAGAAGCCAGAGCCCCAACCtaacccctccacccacccatgcCCCACACTCAGCCTCTGACCTCACTGTGTCCCCTGACCCCCTCCTTTCCCCCATAGCCCACCCCTTGGATCATCCTCCCCTTGACCCCCTCACCCTAGGGCCAACTCCTGGTCAGAGCCCAGGCCCCCATGGTCCATGTGTGGCCCCAACACCACCTGTAAGGGTCATGGCTTGTGAGCCACCTGCCCTGGTGGAGCTGGTGGCTGCTGTGAGGGATGTGGGTGGTCAGCTGCAGAGACTGACCCAGGTCGTGGAACAGGACCAGCAGGAGCGCCAAGCCCTGCTGCTGGGGCTGACGCAGCTGGTAGAGGCTGCCCGGGGTCTGGGGCAGCTGGGTGAGGCCGTGAAGAGACTGGCAGAGATGGCCTGGACCACCAGCATGCCTGCACCAACCACCACTAccccagaggaagaagaaagacctCTGAGGGGAGATGTGTGA